GCAGCGCTTCACCGATCGACACACGCTGCACGATCTGCTCGGACGCACGATGGAGTGCGGTGCCTTCGAGGTCGATGCCGCCCGCCTGTTCGGCCTGCTCCACCAGCGTCACCAGGGCGAATGTGGGGGCGGTGGGCTGCCGTTCTTCGATCCACAACGCGGCCGTGGGTCCCGATGGTGTGCGACGCGGACGCATGAGCATCCATGTCAGACCGCCAAGCAGCACACCCACGACGATCGCCGCGAATGGAGAGCCCGTTGCCGCCACCAGGCGCGTGACGATCGCCCCGCTGAGTCCCGCGCCCAGGGCCAGCAGCATCGCCCGTCCCTGCGCCATCCACACGAGACTCCGGCGCACCTGCTCGACACTTGCGAGAAGCTCACGCATCACGCCGAGCCCTCACCACGTCGCAGATACTGCTCTCCCAGCAACAGGCCCACGGCCGCCAGCAGCAGCACGGGTGTCAGCCACCAGGGATCGCTCTGCAGGGACGTTGCCTGACCGACACGAAACGGACGGGCATCGACGAGATCGCCGATGCTGTCTTTCAGGGCATGCGTGGACAGCATTGCCGATCCGCAGGGTGCCGTGAGGGCATTCCGCACGCTCGCAGCGGCGGCGCCCAGCAAGAGATCACTGCCATCGGCGACCGGCAGATACACATCGCGTTCGCATCCGTGTGCGCCGGAACGCTCCACGGCGGCAACTCCACCATCGGCCCACCAGAGTATCGCCCGCGCCGTGGAGTCGGTCGTTCCTGAGGAATCACCGATCCATCGATAGGCACGCACGAATGGCGCCACCAACGCAATCTCCTGCGCGACCACGGCACCGACGCTGTCGGGCTGCGACAGCCGCTGCCACCCTGACGGCGCACCGTCTCTGGGCCAGTGTACCGTGACGGTGGAAACATTCGCGAGCGTATCGGCCGGCAACGCTCCACGCGATGGTTCCGGCAACGACACCCGTCCCGAGTCGCGCAGAATGATCACCGGCTGCGCGGCACCGAATCCAAACGCCGCGGTCACCGGGTCATCTCCGTGCGAAGACTGCACGGACACCATCACGCGTGAAGGCGACGCACGCCGTGACACACTGTCGAGAGGGCTTTCGGCTTCACGTGGCGTATCACGCTCCGTGGCCTGAACGACTCGGACGTGCCCGGGCCATTCCGCCCGCCACGCCTCCCATCCACGCAGGGACTGCACAGTGGGAGGCACCACCACCGTGAGTCCGATTTGTTCGAGTGCCGGATCGTTCCGCACCAGGCGTGCCGCTTCGCGTTGTGCGGCCACCAGTGCGACGCCCGGATCGGTGGTGAGCCCATCGACCCACACCGCCTGTAGCCTGGGCATCGCGCGGGACGTCTCCGCCGCGCGTGCGGGGCGGCCTTCGCCATCATCGGCACGATCGTCGGCATACGCCGCCCGTGTCCACCACCCAGCGGAATCGGCGCGCATGGTGGCATCGGCCACGATGAGCTGCACGGTGCGTGGACCGAGGGCATGACACCGCGCGCCCGCGAGCGCGGCACCGGCCAGCAACAGCGCGGCCACCCGCAACACCAGCAACCACAGATCGTTCGGCCGTGGTCGTCTGGCCACGGCCCGGGCATCACCCGCCGTCACGAATCGCGCGGTGGGCAACCACAACACCGGCGGCTGTCGCACCGACAGGAGATGCAGCAGACCAATCCCGATCGCCGCGGCCACCGCCGCGCCCATCACCCAGGGCAAGGCAAAACTCAGCACGATCCCGTTCCCACCACCACCGCGCGCACCGCACGCGCGGGATCGTCGGTGGTGACAATCTGCGTGTACCCCGCCCCGATGGCCCGCCATTCCTGACGCACCTGCTCGCGGAACGCCGTGAAGGCCCGCACATAGTCGTCGCGTGCCCGCGCCGCCAGCACGACGCCCGGTGTTGCCGACTCTCCACGGGTTTGCGCTCCCGTCTCCGGATCTCGCACGAGGTGGGCGCCGGCCGGCAGATCCAGTTCCTCGGCGGCCACGATGTGCACACACTCGAACTGGGCACCGGCCGCCGCGAGCGCCGACGCCGTGCGCATCAGAGCCTCGCGATCACCCAGACAATCGGTGAGACACACGATGCGCGAATTCGGAGACAGCGCGGCAATGTACGGCGTGAGTTCGTCCACACCACCGCAGGTCACTCCATCGAGCATGCGGGCGATTTCCTGGACCGTGCCGCGACGCGTGCGGGGCGGCAAACGTGAGACGCCGGACGCGCCGGTGGCCAGCAACCCCACGGGATCGCTCGACGCATGCACGACGGCCGCCAGCCCCGTCGCCACCGCACGGACCATCTGCCATTTGCTGCGTGGACCCGACTGCCCCGCCGACCCTTCAGCGGGAAACGCCATGCTCGCACTGGCATCCACCACGATCCAGGTGGTCAGCAGCGCCCGGTCGTCACTGAGTTTGATGAACGCCCGATCACTGCGACCGAGCAGCTTCCAGTCGAGCGCACGAGGATCGTCACCCTGTCGATAAAGGCGATACTCCGTGAACTCGCCCGCGGTGCCGCGTTGCGACGAACGATGCGTGCCGGGCGGTGCGGCACCCACGGCACGCCGGGCGGGCCAGCGGAGACCGCGCACGGCATCAAGCAACACACCGTATCCGTGCGATCCCCCTGTCATGCCCTGCATGGGCATACCCTGCACTGGCGTGCCTTCGTCCGAAGCGTCCTTCGCTGCCATCGTCGCGATCCGTGCGGCCGACTCAGAGTGCGGTGGCACTCGTGGGTGCGGGCACGTGCGCGAGCAGGGCTTCGATGATCGGTTCCGCCGAAATGCCGTCAGCTTCAGCGGCGAAGTTGGGCAGGATCCGATGACGCAACACCGGCATGGCCACGCGCCGGATATCGGCCGGCGAAACGGCCGGACGCCCCGCCAGCAACGCCGAGGCCTTCGCACCCAGGATGAGCGCCTGTCCGGCCCGGGGGCCTGCTCCCCAGCGCACATACCGCGACACGATGGCCGGAATATTCGCTTCCTGCGGACGCGTGGCCCGCACCAGACGCGTGGCGTATTGCAGCAGCAGATCGCTGCACGGCAGCGCCCGCACCGCGCGCTGCAGCGCCAAGGCGTCGTCGGCGGTGAACACCGGCGTGATGGCCGCGCCGCGCGCACCCGTGGTGGCCCGCAGAATGCCCACTTCGTCGGCCTCCGTGGGATATCCCACGCGAATATCGAAGAGGAACCGATCGAGCTGCGCTTCCGGCAGTGGATACGTGCCTTCCTGCTCGATGGGGTTCTGCGTGGCGAGCACGAAGAACGGCTCCGGCAGGCGCATGGTCTGGCCTGCCGCCGTCACGCTGTGCTCCTGCATGGCTTCGAGCAGCGCCGCCTGCGTGCGTGGCGGCGCACGGTTGATCTCGTCGGCCAGCACGATGTTCGCGAACACCGGTCCGCGCACGAAACGGAACGCGCGACTGCCGCCACCACTTTCTTCGAGAATCTCCGTACCGGTGATGTCGCTGGGCACGAGATCGGGTGTGAACTGAATGCGACGGAAATCCAGCGCCATCGCATCGGCGAGCGAACGGATCATGAGCGTCTTCGCGAGACCGGGCACGCCCACCAGCAGCGCATGTCCACCGGCCACGAGCGCCATGAGGATCTCATCCACCACCGTATCCTGCCCCACCACCCGCTTGCCGATCTCGGCGCGCAAACGCTGCACCGATGCCACGAGCGCTCCGACGTCGGCGGCCGGCGTAGTCACGGTAGCCGTACTCATCGCAGCGGACGCCGACGACGCGACGTGACGAGCAGGGTGGACGCGGGCAGCACACCGGCCTGTTGCACGGTGATGCCTTCATTCACGATTTCGGCGCCGCGCAACTTCACCAGGTATTGCTCGTGATGCGCGACATCGGGCAGCAGCAGCGCCATCGCGGCCTGCTTCACTGCCCGCACCGACGTATCTGGCGTGCACTCCACACGCACCGCATCCCAGGCTTCCGCCGCCTGCACGCGCACCATCCACGTGACACCGGCTCCGCCGGGTGCCAGCGTCACGATTTCCGGGCGCACCCGCAGCGTATTGGGAAAGCCTGTCTTCGCCGCGCTCACCGCCAGTTCGCTCATGCGGCACTCCCCGCGGCCGGCGTTCCGGCGTCCGGCACATCGGAAGCGTCCGGAGTGGCTGCCGGCGCCACGGGCGCGGCCGGCGGCAGCGACGACAGGAAACGCGCGAGCTGCTGGTCGAAGAGATAGGTCGAACCGCTCACCAGCGTTCCGGCCTCGGTGATCCGCGCGCCGAGAGCGATCTCTTCACCGCCCTGTCCACGCAACACGAGGTACGAAGGGCCCTGCTTCTCCACGAAGGCCGTGTAGATACCGCCCTGTTGCTGGAAGAAACGCGCCGCCGACGCGAGCACGTCCGCGATATCGAGAGAGGTCAGTTGCTCCTGCAACTGACGCGATGATTGCTGATGCATGGGGGGCGACTGAGACATGACGTGCTGCGTCCACGAATGCCAAGGACTGAAATGCGTGGGTCCCGCGATCGTCAGGACGGATCGGAGAGCACCGGGAACACCACCGTGATCGACTGCGCGCCGGCGGGAGCGTCGCGCCCATCATCGAGACGGAGATCACCGCCAAGCTGCGACACCAATGCCTGCACCAACGGGAGGTCGGCGGCGGTGACCGACTGGCGCACGGCAGAGTACGGATCGTGCGTCTCCCAGGAGAACGCCTCACCACACAATTGAAGTATACGCGAAGGGCCCTGCGGAGGTTGGTCCTGTCCGGGCAGGATCCGACGTCCGTCCCACTCCACCACGAGGGACAGTGTGCCCGGTCCCGATCCGATCGCCACCCGTACCTCGCCCTGCTCGACCGCGGCGCCGAGCAGGCCGATGCCCAGCACCAGCTCCAGCACACGCTGGACCGCTCCGGTCCGCGTGCGCAGCGTGGGCAACAGCACCGTGGGTTCGGTCACGCGTACGGCAATGAGCGGCGTGATACGCCGCCAGTGCGCGACCGCCATCTGCATGGCCTCACGGAGATCGACGTCCTGCAGATCGGACGCGCCCGCGACCATCGCCGGATCGGTCACGGCCGTGAACTCCCGTGCCACGAGCGCCAGCGATCGCACCGATGCCAGACGCTGTGTGGCATGTGCCTCCACGGGCTCCTCGGTGGAGACCGTGAGATTCAGCAAGGCATCCACGACGATGCGTTCGATCTGGCGACGCTGAAAATCCGCCGCGCTCCAGGCCACCGCCTGGGCTTCGAGTTCCGCGTTGGCCTCGGCCAGCGCCGCGTTGGCGCGCCGGAATGCATCCACGCGCCGTGCCTTGTCGGTCGCCGCCGCGAGCTGATCGGCCACGAGCCGCACGAGCGCCCGTTGTTCATCGCTGATGCTCGTGGCATCGGCAAAGTAGAACGCCACCGCTCCGATGGGGCCGTCCGGTGTCTCCAACGGTGCGGCGATGATGGAGCGGAATCCGAGTTCGTGCGCCACCTCGTGCCAGCCACCCAGCGCCGCATCGGCGAAGAGGTCTTCCACCTCCACCAGCCGACGCTCGGCCACCGCCAGCCCCGACGGACCATCCCCCACGCGCACTCGCAATGCCCCGATCCAGGCCCGGTGCGCCGCGGGCCATTCGTGCTGCGCCACGGGCCGCAGCAGTTCGCCATCGGCGCCGAGCTGCATGACCATCGAGAACGAAGCCCCCAGCAACGGGGTGACGCGCGACAGGGCAAACTGCTGCACGTCACTCGGATGATCAGCCACCAGAAAGGCGTGCGCGATCTCGCGCACGGCCAGCAGTTCGCGTCCGTCGGTCATGCCACGGAATGACGGCGAAATGACAGGGGAAAGCGGAGCGTGCGCTCAGCCCACCAGCTTCGCGGCCAGATATCCCTTGAGCTGCGAGACGTCGACACGGTCCTGCGCCAGCGAATCACGATCGCGCACCGTCACGGTCTGATCGGCCGTGCTCTGACCGTCCACGGTGATGCAGAACGGCGTGCCCACTTCGTCCTGACGGCGATAGCGCTTGCCGATGGATCCCGTTTCGTCGTAGTCCACGGTGAAGGCGTTGCGCAGATCGTCGAGAATGCGATGCGCCATGTCGGGCTGCCCGTCCTTTTTGGTGAGCGGGAACACGGCGGCCTTGATGGGGGCAATGGACGGCTTGAAGCCCATCACCACGCGGCCTTCCTCCTCGCCTTCCACCTGCTCTTCGCGATACGCGTTCACCATCGCCGCCAGCGTCACCCGATCGGCGCCCACCGACGTCTCGATCACGTACGGCACGTACCGGCGGTTGTTGGGCTGATCGAAGTACTCGAGCTTCTTCCCCGAGTACTGCTGGTGCTGCGTGAGATCGAAATCGGAGCGGTTGTGGATGCCTTCGATTTCCTGATGTCCGAGCGTGCCGCCAAAATCGAACGTCACGTCGAATGCCGCGCGCGCATAGTGCGCCAGTTCGGTCGCGTCGTGCTGATGGAACGCCAGGCGGTCCGGCGACAGGCCGAGATCGAAGTGCCACTGCATGCGCAGCGCCTTCCACGTCTCGAACCACTCCATGTCCGTGCCCGGCTCGACGAAGAACTGCATCTCCATCTGCTCGAACTCACGCGTGCGGAAGATGAAGTTGCCCGGCGTGATCTCGTTGCGGAACGCCTTGCCGATCTGCGCGATGCCGAACGGGATCTTCTGCCGGGCGCTCTGCTGCACGTTGAGGAAGTTCACGAAGATGCCCTGCGCCGTTTCCGGACGCAGATACACGACACTCGCCGTGTCCTCCATCGCGCCCATGAACGTCTTGAACATCAGATTGAACTGCCGCGGCTCGGTGAGCGTGCCCTTGCTGCCGCAATTGGGGCACACGTTCGCCTCGAGTTTCTTCGGGTCCATCTTGTCGGCGCGGAAGCGGGCCTTGCACTGCTTGCAGTCCACCAGCGGATCGGTGAATCCGGCCACGTGTCCCGACGCTTCCCAGGTGCGCGGATGCATGAGGATCGCGGCATCGAGTCCCTCGATGTCGTCGCGCGCGCGCACCATCGCATTCCACCAGCGATCCTTGATGTTCTTCTTGAGCTCCACGCCCAATGGACCGTAATCCCACACCGACCCCGTCCCGCCGTAGATCTCGGACGACTGGAAGATGAAGCCACGTCGTTTGGAGAGCGACACGAGCTTGTCCATCACATCGGGGTAGCCGGACATTGGCGAAACGGTCTGGGGTGGAGGTACGTGAGCGGTCGGCGCAACAACGATCAGCGCAGCAGGTGGGCCACGATCGCGTCGCCGTGATCGCGCCCGTTCTCGATGAAAATGCGGTTCGCTTCGTTGCCCGAGGCGATCACTCCCGCAAGGTAGACACCCGCAAGGGGCGTCGCCATCGTCAGTGGATCGTGCGCCGGGATCCCCGTCGCGGGATCGATCGGCACACCGGTCTGTTCCAGCAGGCCGGTCTCGGGCAGGAAGCCGGTCATGGTGTACACCTGCGTGGCCGGGATCCGGGCCGTGCCTTCGGGGCTCTCCACCACGACCGCGTCGGGCTCGATGGCCACGACCCGCGAGGAGAACCGCGCCGCGATGGCCCCCTCGCGAATGCGGGCCTCGATGTCGGGACGCACCCAGGGCTTCACGTTGCTGCCCAGCGCCTCCCCCGTGTGCACCAGCGTGACATGGGCCCCCGCCCGGTACATGTCGAGCGCGGCGTCCACCGCCGAATTGGCGCCGCCGACCACCACCACGGGCTCACGCCACGCCGCAT
The Gemmatimonas aurantiaca genome window above contains:
- a CDS encoding GAF domain-containing protein, yielding MTDGRELLAVREIAHAFLVADHPSDVQQFALSRVTPLLGASFSMVMQLGADGELLRPVAQHEWPAAHRAWIGALRVRVGDGPSGLAVAERRLVEVEDLFADAALGGWHEVAHELGFRSIIAAPLETPDGPIGAVAFYFADATSISDEQRALVRLVADQLAAATDKARRVDAFRRANAALAEANAELEAQAVAWSAADFQRRQIERIVVDALLNLTVSTEEPVEAHATQRLASVRSLALVAREFTAVTDPAMVAGASDLQDVDLREAMQMAVAHWRRITPLIAVRVTEPTVLLPTLRTRTGAVQRVLELVLGIGLLGAAVEQGEVRVAIGSGPGTLSLVVEWDGRRILPGQDQPPQGPSRILQLCGEAFSWETHDPYSAVRQSVTAADLPLVQALVSQLGGDLRLDDGRDAPAGAQSITVVFPVLSDPS
- a CDS encoding MoxR family ATPase; its protein translation is MSTATVTTPAADVGALVASVQRLRAEIGKRVVGQDTVVDEILMALVAGGHALLVGVPGLAKTLMIRSLADAMALDFRRIQFTPDLVPSDITGTEILEESGGGSRAFRFVRGPVFANIVLADEINRAPPRTQAALLEAMQEHSVTAAGQTMRLPEPFFVLATQNPIEQEGTYPLPEAQLDRFLFDIRVGYPTEADEVGILRATTGARGAAITPVFTADDALALQRAVRALPCSDLLLQYATRLVRATRPQEANIPAIVSRYVRWGAGPRAGQALILGAKASALLAGRPAVSPADIRRVAMPVLRHRILPNFAAEADGISAEPIIEALLAHVPAPTSATAL
- a CDS encoding glycine--tRNA ligase, with the translated sequence MSGYPDVMDKLVSLSKRRGFIFQSSEIYGGTGSVWDYGPLGVELKKNIKDRWWNAMVRARDDIEGLDAAILMHPRTWEASGHVAGFTDPLVDCKQCKARFRADKMDPKKLEANVCPNCGSKGTLTEPRQFNLMFKTFMGAMEDTASVVYLRPETAQGIFVNFLNVQQSARQKIPFGIAQIGKAFRNEITPGNFIFRTREFEQMEMQFFVEPGTDMEWFETWKALRMQWHFDLGLSPDRLAFHQHDATELAHYARAAFDVTFDFGGTLGHQEIEGIHNRSDFDLTQHQQYSGKKLEYFDQPNNRRYVPYVIETSVGADRVTLAAMVNAYREEQVEGEEEGRVVMGFKPSIAPIKAAVFPLTKKDGQPDMAHRILDDLRNAFTVDYDETGSIGKRYRRQDEVGTPFCITVDGQSTADQTVTVRDRDSLAQDRVDVSQLKGYLAAKLVG
- a CDS encoding DUF58 domain-containing protein; protein product: MAAKDASDEGTPVQGMPMQGMTGGSHGYGVLLDAVRGLRWPARRAVGAAPPGTHRSSQRGTAGEFTEYRLYRQGDDPRALDWKLLGRSDRAFIKLSDDRALLTTWIVVDASASMAFPAEGSAGQSGPRSKWQMVRAVATGLAAVVHASSDPVGLLATGASGVSRLPPRTRRGTVQEIARMLDGVTCGGVDELTPYIAALSPNSRIVCLTDCLGDREALMRTASALAAAGAQFECVHIVAAEELDLPAGAHLVRDPETGAQTRGESATPGVVLAARARDDYVRAFTAFREQVRQEWRAIGAGYTQIVTTDDPARAVRAVVVGTGSC